Proteins found in one Nymphalis io chromosome 4, ilAglIoxx1.1, whole genome shotgun sequence genomic segment:
- the LOC126781844 gene encoding carboxypeptidase Q-like gives MYLKTILAIIFICHTKVIEQSDLDDEETNFLRNECNFNMPLLERLMSYKPVINYIMATVKSKMISEDFYEKYSTFIDTFGARPAGSKNLENAIDYMNQLTYHSGIKNVFTENVTVPHWQRVFESVKMIHPRLKYISAIGLGPSVETPRYGLVADVIVVGSFEELDEIDNVEGKIVLLNARFTSYRETVKYRVHSAVKAAQKGAVAVLIRSLTPFSLYTPHTGALAYKQNVKKIPAAAITVEDADYIQRLYDYRERITINITMSSTMSKKISRNTIINLQGSVEPQKVVIVSGHIDSWDVGQGAIDNGGGMMISWFVPVILKFLNLRPRRTIRSILWTAEEEGLIGGAAYIGRHLNDLHNINFILESDAGTFKPLGLEVAGSRSAKCLIANILTLFSPIDKIRFVNNTGSEMSLFVNSGIPGASLLNQDRNYFLYHHTNADTLTAQNREHVINCAAFWAAISYVIADIPMPIPRD, from the exons atgtatctaaaaacaattttggcaatcatttttatatgtcATACAAAAGTTATAGAACAAAGTGATTTAGACGACGAAGAAACAAACTTTCTTAGAAATGAATGCAATTTCAATATGCCGTTATTAGAGAGACTTATGTCTTATAAAcctgttataaattatattatggcTACGGTTAAATCTAAGATGATTTCAGAGGATTTTTATGAAAA aTATTCAACATTCATCGATACGTTTGGGGCTCGTCCTGCTGGAAGTAAGAACTTGGAAAATGCAATAGATTATATGAACCAACTAACATACCACAGtggaataaaaaatgtttttacggagAATGTTACG GTACCACATTGGCAACGGGTCTTTGAATCTGTAAAAATGATACATCctcgtttaaaatatatctcaGCAATTGGTCTAGGACCCAGCGTTGAAACTCCTCGTTATGGCCTAGTTGCGGATGTAATTGTTGTTGGCAGCTTTGAAGAATTGGATGAAATCGATAATGTAGAAGGAAAAATAGTTTTACTTAATGCTAGATTTACTTCATATCGGGAAACCGTAAAATACAGAGTTCATTCTGCAGTAAAAGCTGCTCAAAAGGGCGCCGTTGCAGTATTAATTAGAAGTCTTACACCTTTTTCGTTGTATACTCCTCACACAGGTGCATTAGCATATAAGCAAAATGTAAAAAAGATACCAGCGGCTGCTATTACTGTAGAAGATGCCGATTACATTCAAAGATTATATGATTATAGAGAAAGAATTACAATAAACATAACTATGTCAAGTACtatgagtaaaaaaatatctcgtaatactattattaatctGCAGGGAAGTGTTGAACCACAAAAGGTAGTGATAGTTTCAGGTCACATAGATAGTTGGGATGTTGGCCAAGGAGCTATCGACAACGGTGGCGGGATGATGATTAGCTGGTTTGTACCTGTGATATtgaaatttttgaatttaagaCCCAGACGGACTATACGCTCTATTTTGTGGACAGCGGAAGAAGAGGGCCTAATTGGTGGAGCTGCGTATATAGGAAGACATTTGAATGACCtacataacattaattttatattggaaTCAGATGCAGGAACCTTTAAACCTTTGGGCCTAGAAGTAGCTGGATCTAGATCGGCAAAATGCTTGATTGCAAACATTTTGACACTTTTTTCGCCGATTGATAAGATCAGATTTGTTAATAACACAGGATCAGAAATGTCACTTTTTGTTAATAGTGGAATTCCCGGAGCATCATTGTTGAATCAAGATCGTAATTACTTTTTGTACCATCATACAAATGCTGATACCTTGACAGCTCAAAATAGGGAACATGTAATAAATTGTGCCGCATTTTGGGCAGCTATATCTTATGTTATTGCAGATATACCGATGCCAATTCCACGAGATTAA